The genomic region GCCGAGAGCTTTGGCCCCATGTTCGTCGAGATCGACGATGCGGCCGGCGATGAACGGTCCGCGGTCGATGACGCGGGTGAGAATCTTTTTCCCGTTCGCGGGGTTGATCACCTTCACGAGGGTCCCGAACGGTAGGGTCTTGTGCGCGATGGGATAGATCATGTCGCGGATTCCGAGCTGCCTGTTGTCGATCTTTTCGGGCTTGGTGGGGCAGTGATACCAGGATGCGATACCAAACTCGACCAACACTTCGATGCCGGGATTTTTCTGATAGACGGTATTCGAATCGACGGATTTGTTCATCCTGGCGGCGACATCAGTGATCGGGATCGGCGCCGCATGTGCGGTTGCGGTCAAAAACAGGCCGATGACGAGGACTGCTGCGATTGATCGTACGGTCAAAACTCAATACCTCCGTTGATGGATCGAATCGTATCTGAGTTATAAAAGCATAAGAAAATCGCTCCCGGCTGTCAACCCGCCGGTCCGACCTTCGGATACGCTGATGATCAGCGGATGTTCGTGGGGTGAGAGAAACGGTAGGGGAGATTCCGGAACAGTTTCCAGGTTCCGTTCTCGCGGCGCCAGGTGATGACGGCGCTGATGGGGCCCGAGTCGACATCGACGCCCGGAACCAGCCTGATGACCCGCACCTGCGCCGAGCAGCGAACGGTGGCGAGGTCCGGTCCGTTGAACGCGATCGATTCAATGGCGTAGGTCGCGATCTTCACGTCGCAGGCGTTGAAACGCGCCTGGGCGGTCTCGATGAGATCGCTGAACGTGCTGTGCGAGTCCCAGTCGTTCCCGAAATTTTCCGAGACGAGCTCCCGAAGAACGTCGAGGTTCTCGCTTCCGAGCGCGGCCTGAAGCCGGACGTGGGCCGCCGCGATCTCGCCCCAGCGGGCGTCGGCGCCGAGTTGGCGCGGGTCTCCGGCCTTGTAAGGCATGTTCCGGACGATCTTCCAGAAGGTGCCCTCACGCTGCCAGTAGACGTCGGAATAATAGACGCCCGTCGAGCCGTCGGTTCCGGAAAAGAAGTTGCTCCAGAACGCCTCGGCGGCGATCCGTATTCGTGCACGGCCGCCCGGCATCAATTCCATGTCGATGATCGTCCAGGAGGCAACCGAGAAGTCGTAGGCGTCGAAGTACGAGGCTGTCTTTGTGAGCAGGTCGAGCCAGCTTGCCGACGAATCCCAGTCGTTCGTAAACGAGGTCGACACATACTGGGCAATCAGGTCGTGATTTTCCTTGAGAACGGCGTTCTCGAGAACCCGGTGTGCCTCGCGCAGCGTTGATTCGCAAGGCTGAATCGCCTGTGCCGCGGCGAGAACGGGGGTTTTCACCATCTCGAGGTCGAGAATCGTTTTCGGGACGGCCGACGGCTGAATCTGCAGGGCAAGCCGGATGGCGCGCGTCACGCTCGCGACGTAGGGCTCGAACTCCCGGGTCGCGATATCCCATTCCGTGAGTTCTTTCCCCATCTGGTGCGCGCGTTCCCAAATGAGCGCGACGGCGGTGGTGTCGACGGTCACGGAAAGCCGTGTCGTGTCAGTTTCCCGGAGATCGCGGGGAAACAGTCGCCGGCGCAGGGCTACTTTCCCGGCTTTCGCTTCGAGAACCAGCTCCGCGGAATAGGGGACCTTTGACACGGTGAACGTGCCGTCTTTCGCTGCCCATGCGGATTTTTCACCGGCGATGAGCTGGAATTTCGAGTAATCGCTCATCACCAGCAGGGAAGGGTTGATGACCCCGGTATCGACGAGGTCTCCCTCGACGGGGAGACTTGCGAGACTGACGGTTCCGGAAAGTGTATAATATTCCCCGACCGGTAACGGGTTGAAACGCAGGTTTCCCTGGTCGCAGCCCGCGGCGAACAGCATCGCGAGAACGGCGGCAAAAAGCGCCGTCAAGCGATGGAGCCAGAATCGAGAGGATCGCCGGCCGGTTGTCGATCGTGTTTCGCGCATGGATGTACGGATGACCACCTTCTTCTCCCTGTTCTATCTTCGGCTTTGCGACCGGATTCCCGAAGTGCGCCGGTTACCCTCTGGTCACGGAAGGCGAACTGGCGTATCATTGGCCGCGCACATCCAGGCCTGACCTTTTCAACCCGATATGGAGGCACATCATCATGAATACGAACACCCCAGAGGCGATCATCGATACCACCGCCCCCGAAAGCGAAGAAAAACCGCGTTCGAGCAGGGCGAGGCTGATCGGCATTTTCCTGGCGGCTGTCGGATTCATCGTGTTGCTGGTCGTCGGGGTCGCGTATTACGCCTACATCACGTATCTCGACCCTGCAGCCCTGAAGAAACAGGTCGAGACGAGCGCCGGGCTGGCCCTCGGTCTTCCCGTGAGCGTGGGCGAGGTCAGCCTCAGATGGCCGACGATCACCATGACCGGGATGCGCGTCGGGGATCCCGCCTCGAGAACGCTGCCTCTGGTCGAAATCGGCATGGCTGCTGCGACCCCTGATTTCTTCGAACTCCTTTCGGGAAAGGTGATGCTGGAAAGCGTCTTCGTTTCCTCCGTTTCCGCGAAACTGACGCGCGCGGAGGACGGCTCCGTCGTCCTTCCCCCCGGCATGACGGCTGCCTCGGGAGCCAAACCTGCCGAGCCTTCCGCCGGCATCGACTTCGACGTGCGCGGCCTGCCGCTGCGCCAACTCGAAATCGAGCAGGTGCGGGTCTCGCTCGACGATCTTGCGGCAAAAAAAGCGTTTGCGGCCGTCATGCCGCATCTGCTGGTGAAAAAGTCCCTCTCCGGAACCGCCCTGCCGATCGACACCAAGATCACGGTGGAGGGCATCGGGAATGTCGCGATCAAAGGCGAGCTGCGACCCCCTGAGAAGCTTCAGGCGAAGATCCACATCGAAGGGATCGAGGTCGGCACCCTGCGGCAGGTTCTTCCCGCTTCCGTCGAACTGCCGGCCGGCCTCGGCGTGGCGAGCCTTCTTGCAGATGTTGTGCTGACAGGCTCCGGCAGGCTCTCGGTGCGGAACGTGTCACTCAAATGCACGCCGGACATCGACGTGAAGGGCGAGTTCGAGGCGGCATCGCTCTCGCCGCTCCAGGGCTCGGCGACGATCGCCCTCGAGCCGCTGCCGGTGAAGCGGCTGATGGAGCTCGCCGGGAAATACCTGCCGCCGATGCCCGACGTGAAGATCGACGAGGGGCGGCTGGGCGGCGAGGTCCGGTTCGGCATCGCCGGCGGCGAGATGCGCGATATCTCCGCGTGGGCGAAGCCGCAGGGGCTCGTCGTGCGTCACGCGATGCTGCCGGCGCCGCTCAAGCTGGCGCAGGGCGGCGTGAAATACGATGAAGGCCGGGTCGAGTGGGAAAAACTGGCGGCCGAGATTCGCGGCATCACCGTGAAATCCGACGCCGGCAAGGTGGATATCGCGAAGATGACCGGCCGCGGCGACCTTTCCATACGCCTCGATATGTCCGTTCTCACCGGCGATCTGAAAAAGTTCATTCCTGAGGCCGTTCTTCGGGCGAAACCGGAAGGCACGGCCGCCTTCACCGGAAGCGTCGAGATCGACGCGGATGGCCCGACGCTCACGGGCGAACTCGAGGGCGGGAGTATCCGGGCCGTGCCCGCGCCGGGCATGTCGCCGGTCAAGCTCGACGCCCTCAAGCTGACGCTCACGCGCGTCAACGCGAAAAGCGGAACGATCGCGGTCCGGGAGTGCAAAGGCAGCGCTCTCGGCATGACGGCGACCCTGCAGGGATCGGTCAAGAACGGGGCCGATCCGTCGTTCGACCTGAAAGCCAATGCCACGGCCGACCTGGCGGCGCTGAAAGAGGCGCTTCCGATCGAGAACGCCCTGTTCAAGAAGCAGGCCCGCCTTTCGGGAACGGCCGTCGTCGACGCAACGATCGGCGGCAGCCTGAAAAAGCCCCAGCCTGCCGGAAAGCTCGAACTGACGAATGTGGACTTCTCGATCGCGGCCCACGGCGTGCATGTGACCGGCATTTCAGGGACTGCGGCGATCGACCCGGACAAAATCACCATCGGCAGGCTCGCCGCGAATATCTTCGGCGGCAAGCTGGCGATTGCCGGCTCCCTGGCGGACTACCTCGAAAAGCCGCGCGTGGCGGCTTCCGGAACGCTTCACAACGCCGATCTCGGCGAGATCAGGACCCTGATTGCCAGCAACGTTCCCGACTTCCCGGCGGACCTCGGGTTCAACGGACGGGCCGATCTCGACATCGTGGTCAAGGGCTCGGCAGACCAGCCCGAGTTCTCCGGCAACGCCGTCCTCGCGGGGGCGGGATTGACGCATCCGGCGATCTTGCGGCCGATCCGGGGCATCGTCGGACCGATCAGGTTCGACCAGCGCGGTCTCACGACCGAAGGTTTGCAGATGGGCTGGGGAAGCTCGACGGTCAGGCTCGTCGGACGTATGGAGAGCTGGTCCGGCTTCAAGATGGCGTTCCAGTATGACGTTCAGCCGCTGGACCTGACCGATATCGGCGAATTTTTCCTGGCCGGCACCGGTTACCGGGCCCAGGGCTCCGGCACGGGTGCGGGAAAGATCTCCGGCCCGATCGCAAAGATCGTGGTGGACGGCGCGGCGAAACTGCCGTCGGGCGTGTTCGAGGCGCCCGTTTCCAAGGGCGGCTCCACGTTCAAGTTCCCGTTCACCGACCTGACGGCGCCGTTCCGCTTCACCGACGGGATTCTCGCGATCACCGGCGCCCGGGCGAATCTGTTCAGCGGTGAAATGACTGCATCGGGAAAGGTGTTCGTCCGGGAAACGCCGATCCGGTTCGGCTTCGATACCCGGGTGAAATCGCTCCAAACGCAGGAGTTCCTGGCCACGAACACGACGATGAAAAATGTTCTCCAGGGAGGCCTCGACATGAGCTTCATCGCCACCGGCACGACCGTCGGCCTCAACTCGCTCGACGGTGCCTCGACAATGAGCATGGCCTCGGGCAGCTACAAGGCCCCGCCGGTCGCGGCGCAGATCTTCAACGCCGTCGACTTGTCCCAGTTGTCGAGCGGCGTCGTCAAGAGCCTCCAGGGACATTTTGTCTTCAAAAACGGCCGCATGAACTCGGACGATCTTGTGTTCAAGAGTCCCTTCGGCCAGCTTTCCTACAAGGGCTCGGTGGGTCTCGACACGACGCTCGACGGAACGGCGAACCTGGTTCTCCCGCGCGAAATCTGCCAGGGAAGCAAGGTGCTTCGCGACCTCGTCGGCAACCAGCCCAGTCTCGAAATCCCCGTCGGGGTGCGCGGAAGCCTCCTGTCTCCCGGCGTCGATCTGCGCCTCGACAAGCTCCTGAAGAAGGCCGCCGAAAACAAGGCGAAAGACGCCCTGATGGACATCCTGGGCGGAAAGAAGGAACAGGCGCCCCAGCCCGTTGCGTCAGGAACGACCGGCGCCGCTGCACCCGAGGCGAAAAAGAAGGGGATAGGCGACATTCTCGGCGGCGAACTGGGGAAAATCCTTGGCGGCAAGAAACCTGCCCAGGAGCCTGTTCAGCCGCACCCGGCACCGGTGGCCACGGCGCCGGCCCCTGCCGGGGTCACCGGCGCGGCTCAACCGGCATCTTCCCCCGTCGTCGTCACCGGCACCGCCCAGCCCGCGTCGGCACCGGCCCCCGTTGTTGCAACGCAGCCCAAGCCGCTTCCCCCCGAAAAGCAGATCAAGAAGGAACTCAAGGATATCGAGAAAGATTTGAAAAAACTGTTCAAGTTCAAATAATCGTTTCCCTGGATGATTATTTTCCCGGAATCTGGTAATCTCTAGCCTCGAAGAGGAAGGCTGATGAATACGACGGAATTTTCCCTGCGTTCAGAAAATCGCGGTGCGGTCACGCTCATTTACACTCACGGTCCGCTCAATGAAGCGGCCGGAGCGGCGATCCTCAGGCTCGTTCAGGAAAAACTCGATCAGGGCGTGACGAGGTTTGTCATCGATTTCGGCCTTGCCGTGTCGATCACGAGCCCCTGCGTGGCCTCGATTCTGGAGATCGCCGAGAAAATCGTCGATGAAAAGAGCGGTCGCCTCGTTTTTGCCGGACTGACGGACCTCAACCTGAAAGTGTTTGAAATGGTCGGGATTCTTCTCTATGCCGAATCCTGCCGCAACGTCCAGGAGGCCGAAGTCCAGGCGCTCATGTGAGCGGCGGGATCTGCGCCCTGCATCAGACTTTTGGAAGCAGCCCTTCGAACAGGAGCGTCATCACGAGCTTCGTGTTGTCGGTGATGCGTTCCGGCCTTCCCGTTCGGATCCAGTGGTAGATGAGAAAATGCAGCATCCCCAGGATCCCCTGCATCACCAGTTCGGGATCGGTGTCCCGTCTGATCTGCCCGGACGCTTGTGCGCGCTTGATCTCCTCGACCGGCCAGAGCGATCGGGAAAGATACCGTTCGGCGAGCTTCTTTCGCATGTTTCCCTCGGGAATCGACTCGTCGCCCGTGAAAATCCTGAGGAAATTGAAGATCATGGGGGACGTCGCGAACATCTCAAAATACGAATTGATGGCGATTTCCGACCCCTTCCTGAAATCGGTGAAGTCCGTCCGCTCCCTGATCGTTTTTTCTATATTATCGAGGATATGATCGAAGACCTGCATGAACAGACCTTCTTTGCTGGCGTAATGACGGTAAATCGTTGCCTTGCCGACGGTCGCCGCGGCCGCGATGGCGTCGACGTTCGCAAGATGGAATCCTCGCTTGCAGAACTCGGACAAGGCCGCCGTGATGATCCGGGTTTCTCGGGCGATCTGTTTCGGGGTTGCCATATATGCCTCCGGGTATGATACGGAGCTTCGAACGCATGTCCACCCTATAGACCTCCGAACCTTCGATGTCAAGGGGCACACGGCTCGGTCTGGTTTTCACATCGTTTCCCGGGTTGCTGAAAAAGGCCTTGCCGATGCTAATTTCCTGACAGAATTTTCGCGAAGACGGCGAAAGAAGTGTCTGACAGCGATGTTCGATCATGGTACAAATGTTGCTCGCATTATCGTGTCCGCTGAAATGAGATGAAAAACAAGACGAAAAGATTCGAAGGAGGACACCAATGAAGTCGGGCATCCTGAAGAACATTCTTATGCTCACCCTGGCGTTCGGGCTCATCGGAGCCGCTGACGTTTCCGCCGGGAACCCCGGGCAGGGCCATTGCAAAGCGAAGAAGAAGGTCGGTTTCTTCCAGAAAATCGGCCGGGCGTTCGTGAAGGTCGGCGACAAGATCAAGAACAAGATCATGGACACCCACGTTGCCGTGAAGAAGAAGATCACCGGCCGCAAGAACCGGGTCTGGGTTTGCGGACACTACAACAAGAACGGCCAGCACGTGAAGGGCCACTGGCGCTATATCAAGGGCAGCTGCGGCAATAACCCCGGCCAAGGCAATAACCCCGGCCAGGGCAATCATCCCGGCCAGGGGAATGACCAGGGCCAGGGAAATCCCGCTCCGCTTCCTCCTCTGCCCCCTGCTGACGAACCTCCCGCCGGGGAACCTCCAGCTGAAGAGCCGCCTGCCGAGCAGCCCCCGGCCGAAGAACCCCCGGCTGAAGAACCTCCCGCCGAGCAGCCCCCGGCTGAACAGCCTCCGGCCGAGCAGCCTCCGGCTGAACAGCCTCCGGCTGAGCAGCCCCCGGCCGATCAGCCACCGGCCGATGAGGGGACTCCGAAGCCCGGCCAGAGCGGGGAATCCTCCGGTCAGAAACGCACGATCGGCATGCTTATGAACGATCTCGTGACCCTCAGTTCCGATGCCGATGCGGTCAAAGCCCAGGCCATTTCCGCAAAAAAGGCGAAGAAGAACAACGCGGCCGATATCGAAGCTGACTACCAGCTCCTCGCATACGATCGCGAAGCCGATTCGAAGCTCCTGGTCAAGGTCGTGATCAACGATCTCGCGAAGAACAAAGGCCAGAGCGGCATCTACTACGCGGCGTTCCTTCGCAACCTCGGGTCTTATACCAAGGCCGACCGCGCTGAAATCAGCGACGTCATCTCCGCCGTGAAGGCGAACATCCGCCACGAAGCCGCCCAGGGCGGAACCGATAATCCCTACAAGGCTCGCCTCCAGGAAATGAACAAGTTCTAAGCACGAACCACCCTCTCAGAACCGCTCCTCCGGGAAAACCGGCGGGGCGGTTTTATTATATTTTGAATGGAATATATCATTCGCTGTCCTGGCGGGGCGGGGGTGAATCCCGCCCCTGCAACAGGTGGTGCGGCCCATCCCAGGAAAAAACCTGTGTCTCCGTGACTGGTATGTGTGGTTCACGTTGAGAACCAATCCGCAGATGACGCTGATGAAGCAGATTTCGCAGATGAAACTCTGAAAACCTTCTTCCCCCGGAGTTTCCGATCCCTGGCGAAAAAAAACTCGTTTCAAACGTTCGTTCTCATCGGCTCTGCATCAGGTTTTTATCTGCCCTTCATCTGCGGATCCATTCCTGAAAACCTCGTTCTTTTCAACGGAGTATCTCTGTGGTGCGTAGTTTTTCCGGTGTGCGACGCGATCTATGGTGGGGTTGCCAATGGATGGGGGGATGGATACAATGGCGGCATGTCGGAAGAACGCTCATATCGACGGTTTTCTGTTTTCGTTTTCCTCCTCGGGGTGGTCATTCTTGCCGTGACCGTCTGGTGGCTGATGAGGCCCCTCGGCGAACGGCGACTCCACCTCGTTTTCACGGGCGTCTCGAAAGGGCATATCCAGCCGTTCCTGGCGCGGTTTGCTCCCTACCGAGACCAGCGAATGGGCGGGGCGGCGCACAAAGCGGCGAAACTGCAGTCGCTCGTTGCATCGTTTTCCGGCGACCCGTTCTGCATCTTTTCCGTCGGCAGCGAAATTTCAGGCACGGCCGACGCCTATTTCACGCGCGGATCGGCGATCGTCGAGGCGCTCAACGCCTTTCGCCTCGATGCCATGCTGATCGGCAATATCGAGTTCACCTTCGGCCGTTCGCGTCTCGAAGAACTTTCGCGGTTGGCGAAATTTCCCCTGCTTTCAAGCAATATCACCGAAGAAGGCTCCGATTCTCCCCCGGGATTCATGACGCCCGAGCTGTTGCTCACTCCCGGAAACGGGCTTCGCGTGGGCGTTCTGGGACTGACTCCCGAGACGACGCCGGAGCTGACGGCCCGCGGAAATGTGAACGGCCTGCGTTTTCTCCCCCCCGGCCCGGAGATCGCCGTCGCGGTGAAGCGTCTGCGGGGAAAAGGCGCCGACCTGGTGGTTCTGCTGAGCCTGATCGATCGCGAACGCATCGGGAAGCCCGAATGGGATGCGATCGTCGCGGCCGCCCCGGACGTCATCAGCATGATCGACTTCAACGTCGATGCGCCGCCGCCCGCGAAGGAGGACGGCATCGTCATCAAGACGGTCAGCGGGTATAACCAGGGCAAGGAGATCGATGTCCTCGATCTGGACGTGCTTCCTGGCACGGGCGTGACGTCGTTTCGCGGACGGCGCATCCCGATCTGCTCCGATCTCGTGACTCCCGATCCGATGGTGGAAGCGTTGCTTCAGCGTGCGGTTGGCGATATCACCCGGCTGAAGACCGAGCCGGTCGGGGAATTCGCCGCCGATTACGAGCGCCGATACGATGCCGAGTGCCCCATCGGCAACCTCGTCGCCGACGCCATGCGCGAGATGACGGGCGCCGATCTTGCCCTTCAGAACAGCGGCGGCGTTCAGAGCAACATCCGAAAAGGCGCGTTCACGCTCGGCGACCTCTACAACGTGCTGCCCTTCGACAACCAGGTAGTCACGATGTCCCTCTCCGGTCAGGATCTCCTCGAGGTCCTCACGACGTCTGCGTCTTTGCGTCGGGGCGTCCTCCAGATCTCCGGCGGGACCTACACGTTCGCGAACCGGTCGAGTGACGATTTCGATCTGAAAGATGTGACGGTCGGCGGAAAACCGCTCGATCCCGCGCAGGCCTACAAGATCGCGGTAAACAGCTTTCTTGCCGAGGGAGGCGACGAGTTCAGGGGCTTCAAGCGCGGTCGCAATCGCGAATA from Candidatus Ozemobacteraceae bacterium harbors:
- a CDS encoding bifunctional UDP-sugar hydrolase/5'-nucleotidase encodes the protein MSEERSYRRFSVFVFLLGVVILAVTVWWLMRPLGERRLHLVFTGVSKGHIQPFLARFAPYRDQRMGGAAHKAAKLQSLVASFSGDPFCIFSVGSEISGTADAYFTRGSAIVEALNAFRLDAMLIGNIEFTFGRSRLEELSRLAKFPLLSSNITEEGSDSPPGFMTPELLLTPGNGLRVGVLGLTPETTPELTARGNVNGLRFLPPGPEIAVAVKRLRGKGADLVVLLSLIDRERIGKPEWDAIVAAAPDVISMIDFNVDAPPPAKEDGIVIKTVSGYNQGKEIDVLDLDVLPGTGVTSFRGRRIPICSDLVTPDPMVEALLQRAVGDITRLKTEPVGEFAADYERRYDAECPIGNLVADAMREMTGADLALQNSGGVQSNIRKGAFTLGDLYNVLPFDNQVVTMSLSGQDLLEVLTTSASLRRGVLQISGGTYTFANRSSDDFDLKDVTVGGKPLDPAQAYKIAVNSFLAEGGDEFRGFKRGRNREYGPIQREVVKEYILRRCASGPIELSTDNRIIKETP
- a CDS encoding TetR/AcrR family transcriptional regulator; this encodes MATPKQIARETRIITAALSEFCKRGFHLANVDAIAAAATVGKATIYRHYASKEGLFMQVFDHILDNIEKTIRERTDFTDFRKGSEIAINSYFEMFATSPMIFNFLRIFTGDESIPEGNMRKKLAERYLSRSLWPVEEIKRAQASGQIRRDTDPELVMQGILGMLHFLIYHWIRTGRPERITDNTKLVMTLLFEGLLPKV
- a CDS encoding septal ring lytic transglycosylase RlpA family protein, with amino-acid sequence MTVRSIAAVLVIGLFLTATAHAAPIPITDVAARMNKSVDSNTVYQKNPGIEVLVEFGIASWYHCPTKPEKIDNRQLGIRDMIYPIAHKTLPFGTLVKVINPANGKKILTRVIDRGPFIAGRIVDLDEHGAKALGISGVGRVVTKIFKVDHDEMASAKQRADQSHL
- a CDS encoding STAS domain-containing protein, coding for MNTTEFSLRSENRGAVTLIYTHGPLNEAAGAAILRLVQEKLDQGVTRFVIDFGLAVSITSPCVASILEIAEKIVDEKSGRLVFAGLTDLNLKVFEMVGILLYAESCRNVQEAEVQALM
- a CDS encoding AsmA-like C-terminal region-containing protein — translated: MNTNTPEAIIDTTAPESEEKPRSSRARLIGIFLAAVGFIVLLVVGVAYYAYITYLDPAALKKQVETSAGLALGLPVSVGEVSLRWPTITMTGMRVGDPASRTLPLVEIGMAAATPDFFELLSGKVMLESVFVSSVSAKLTRAEDGSVVLPPGMTAASGAKPAEPSAGIDFDVRGLPLRQLEIEQVRVSLDDLAAKKAFAAVMPHLLVKKSLSGTALPIDTKITVEGIGNVAIKGELRPPEKLQAKIHIEGIEVGTLRQVLPASVELPAGLGVASLLADVVLTGSGRLSVRNVSLKCTPDIDVKGEFEAASLSPLQGSATIALEPLPVKRLMELAGKYLPPMPDVKIDEGRLGGEVRFGIAGGEMRDISAWAKPQGLVVRHAMLPAPLKLAQGGVKYDEGRVEWEKLAAEIRGITVKSDAGKVDIAKMTGRGDLSIRLDMSVLTGDLKKFIPEAVLRAKPEGTAAFTGSVEIDADGPTLTGELEGGSIRAVPAPGMSPVKLDALKLTLTRVNAKSGTIAVRECKGSALGMTATLQGSVKNGADPSFDLKANATADLAALKEALPIENALFKKQARLSGTAVVDATIGGSLKKPQPAGKLELTNVDFSIAAHGVHVTGISGTAAIDPDKITIGRLAANIFGGKLAIAGSLADYLEKPRVAASGTLHNADLGEIRTLIASNVPDFPADLGFNGRADLDIVVKGSADQPEFSGNAVLAGAGLTHPAILRPIRGIVGPIRFDQRGLTTEGLQMGWGSSTVRLVGRMESWSGFKMAFQYDVQPLDLTDIGEFFLAGTGYRAQGSGTGAGKISGPIAKIVVDGAAKLPSGVFEAPVSKGGSTFKFPFTDLTAPFRFTDGILAITGARANLFSGEMTASGKVFVRETPIRFGFDTRVKSLQTQEFLATNTTMKNVLQGGLDMSFIATGTTVGLNSLDGASTMSMASGSYKAPPVAAQIFNAVDLSQLSSGVVKSLQGHFVFKNGRMNSDDLVFKSPFGQLSYKGSVGLDTTLDGTANLVLPREICQGSKVLRDLVGNQPSLEIPVGVRGSLLSPGVDLRLDKLLKKAAENKAKDALMDILGGKKEQAPQPVASGTTGAAAPEAKKKGIGDILGGELGKILGGKKPAQEPVQPHPAPVATAPAPAGVTGAAQPASSPVVVTGTAQPASAPAPVVATQPKPLPPEKQIKKELKDIEKDLKKLFKFK